From one Flavobacterium sp. N502536 genomic stretch:
- a CDS encoding response regulator transcription factor: protein MKMKSPSNNYCFLVADDHSVVRQGVSLMIKELFSNAIIHKAGNFKDTLNLLKEEYIDLLILDVNFPDGNSINIIAEIKAIQPEVKILIFSAYDENIYAMRYLNAGASGYLNKETSEEEMKNAISAMISSGKYITQNVKDRILDSYISKKPTNPLDVLSNREIEVAQLLIKGYGNLEIIEHLNIKKTTVSTYKNRIFEKLEIDNLADLIKFFQLYSD from the coding sequence ATGAAAATGAAATCACCATCCAACAACTATTGTTTTCTAGTGGCCGATGACCATAGTGTGGTTCGACAAGGCGTTTCTTTGATGATAAAAGAATTATTTTCGAATGCTATAATTCATAAAGCAGGAAATTTTAAGGATACACTTAATCTTTTAAAAGAGGAATATATAGATTTATTGATATTAGATGTGAACTTCCCTGACGGAAACAGCATCAATATTATAGCAGAAATAAAAGCAATCCAGCCGGAAGTTAAAATATTAATCTTCTCGGCTTATGATGAGAATATTTATGCGATGCGGTATTTAAATGCAGGAGCATCCGGATATCTGAACAAAGAGACTTCTGAGGAAGAAATGAAAAATGCCATCAGCGCAATGATCTCTTCCGGAAAATATATTACTCAGAATGTGAAAGACAGGATTCTGGATTCGTATATTTCAAAAAAGCCTACCAACCCATTGGATGTATTGTCGAACAGAGAAATTGAAGTGGCACAGCTTTTAATTAAAGGGTATGGCAATCTGGAAATTATAGAACATCTGAACATCAAAAAAACAACGGTAAGTACTTATAAAAACAGGATTTTTGAAAAACTGGAAATCGATAATCTGGCCGATTTGATTAAGTTTTTTCAGTTGTATTCTGATTAA
- a CDS encoding sensor histidine kinase translates to MDSLNKITHFTSNINNSFVDSQKSFSNYTYYKDKESLDKYTASLNEISRLIDSLSLITKDNKEFMRILEEKNQSEHSVESLKSSIDSIIESQINPDKTTLNQPFKLNKFAYKKILDSIKTDSYIKVDSVSKKGLFSRLGAALAGKVDVQKEQLKITVTMKYDNKVVSGSIEEQFANLFNTTNKYYEDQFKNLKKSFANLKDQDAKLKGFNNDLLNLEAEIMPNYNNSLKVLQDNTQKQLQKQYESNKVVRSYTIAILILLMFIVSLVLFGFTRLAFQYEKRLTTAQMQIRESLNFKNRIMGMISHEIRSPLSIISIYSKMISSSIKDPEIKDTFKSIQFTTNSLLLLANQILEYSKDGIYEPKLNKKHFYLKEEVHQIVNSMTSLVESKGNKIEVNSNLISELEVNSDAAKIHQLFYNIIGNANKFTENGLIKINMDLEKTSDKMVNLKIEIQDSGIGIAKNDLKNIFELYYQGTVSGKVNDLGVGLGLNLCKEIVELFDGKIDVQSEEGKGTKIIFNLLISLV, encoded by the coding sequence ATGGATTCATTAAATAAAATAACACACTTTACCAGCAACATAAACAACTCCTTTGTCGATTCTCAAAAAAGTTTTAGTAATTATACCTACTATAAAGACAAGGAATCACTCGATAAATACACCGCTTCATTAAACGAAATCAGCCGTTTGATTGACAGTTTGAGCTTAATTACCAAAGACAATAAGGAGTTTATGAGGATTCTGGAAGAGAAGAATCAGTCTGAACATTCTGTTGAATCGTTAAAATCCAGTATCGACTCCATTATTGAGTCACAGATCAATCCGGATAAAACCACTTTGAACCAGCCTTTTAAGTTGAACAAATTTGCTTATAAAAAGATCTTAGACAGTATCAAAACTGATTCTTATATAAAAGTCGACAGTGTATCTAAAAAAGGATTATTCTCGAGACTGGGAGCTGCTTTGGCCGGGAAAGTGGATGTGCAAAAAGAGCAGTTGAAGATTACCGTTACCATGAAATATGACAATAAAGTGGTTTCGGGTAGTATCGAAGAACAATTTGCCAACCTGTTTAATACCACCAACAAGTACTACGAAGATCAGTTTAAAAACTTAAAAAAGTCATTCGCCAATTTAAAAGATCAGGATGCTAAACTAAAAGGGTTTAATAATGATTTGTTAAATCTAGAAGCGGAGATAATGCCAAACTACAACAATTCGCTGAAAGTGCTTCAGGACAATACGCAAAAACAGTTGCAAAAGCAGTACGAATCCAATAAAGTAGTAAGAAGCTACACCATTGCGATTCTGATCTTGTTAATGTTTATTGTATCGCTTGTACTTTTCGGTTTTACACGACTGGCTTTTCAATATGAAAAAAGACTTACGACAGCGCAGATGCAAATTAGAGAGAGTTTGAATTTTAAGAATAGAATTATGGGAATGATCAGTCATGAAATCAGATCGCCTCTAAGCATCATTTCTATTTACAGTAAAATGATCAGCTCTTCGATAAAGGATCCCGAAATAAAAGACACTTTTAAATCGATTCAGTTTACCACAAATTCCTTGCTGCTGTTGGCCAATCAGATTTTGGAGTATTCTAAAGATGGAATTTACGAGCCTAAACTAAACAAGAAACATTTTTACCTTAAGGAAGAGGTGCATCAGATTGTAAATTCGATGACTTCACTGGTAGAAAGTAAGGGAAATAAAATTGAGGTTAATTCTAATCTGATTTCAGAGCTTGAAGTTAATTCTGATGCGGCAAAAATTCACCAGCTTTTTTATAACATTATCGGTAATGCAAATAAGTTTACAGAGAATGGCCTCATAAAGATCAATATGGATCTTGAAAAGACTTCGGATAAGATGGTGAATTTAAAAATTGAAATTCAGGACAGCGGAATTGGAATTGCCAAAAACGACCTGAAAAACATATTTGAGCTGTATTACCAGGGAACCGTTTCAGGAAAAGTAAACGATCTTGGAGTAGGTTTAGGGCTTAATTTGTGTAAAGAAATAGTAGAATTGTTTGATGGAAAAATAGATGTTCAGAGTGAGGAAGGTAAAGGGACTAAAATAATTTTTAATCTCCTTATAAGCTTAGTTTAA
- a CDS encoding polysaccharide deacetylase family protein — protein sequence MKMFFLKSVLFFSCLALFSCESKRQNPVAKAYKAGVILSFDDAYVDEWAEADRALKKYSWKATFNVCRIDSIGKPQIEKLLQMQKDGHEIAGHGYHHYNAVKFVKQHGMDAYIDQEITPMIASMKRLNFKVTTFAYPYGERSDALDKALSPKFKIIRGRAFGGELPEKQDSYFNNSKIVFAFDIDNSHIHFSIPYLLELLDYAKKHNKILLLCGHKPVRNVTENYQTKIETLEFICRYMKLNDLKFYTLSDLDPLLEKK from the coding sequence ATGAAGATGTTTTTCCTTAAATCCGTATTGTTTTTTTCCTGTCTGGCCCTATTTTCCTGTGAAAGCAAACGGCAAAATCCGGTTGCCAAAGCATATAAAGCAGGTGTTATTTTATCTTTTGATGATGCCTATGTCGACGAATGGGCGGAGGCGGATCGGGCATTGAAAAAGTACTCCTGGAAAGCCACTTTTAATGTGTGCCGAATTGATTCGATCGGAAAGCCACAAATCGAAAAACTGCTGCAAATGCAAAAAGATGGACATGAAATTGCCGGTCACGGTTACCATCATTACAACGCCGTTAAATTTGTGAAGCAACACGGAATGGATGCCTACATCGATCAGGAAATTACCCCTATGATCGCTTCCATGAAAAGACTCAATTTTAAAGTCACTACATTTGCTTATCCGTACGGAGAACGCTCTGACGCCTTGGATAAAGCGTTATCTCCCAAATTTAAAATCATCAGAGGAAGGGCTTTTGGAGGAGAACTTCCGGAAAAACAGGACAGCTATTTTAACAATTCTAAAATTGTATTTGCCTTTGATATCGACAACAGCCACATTCATTTTAGCATCCCGTATCTTCTTGAATTATTAGACTACGCAAAAAAGCACAATAAAATTCTGCTTTTATGTGGGCATAAACCGGTGCGAAATGTGACCGAAAACTATCAGACCAAAATAGAAACACTGGAGTTCATTTGCAGATACATGAAGTTAAACGATCTTAAATTCTATACCTTATCTGATTTAGACCCTTTGCTGGAAAAAAAATAA
- a CDS encoding ABC transporter permease, whose amino-acid sequence MLKNWTNLFIYQIKNNKFFTALNVLGLSIGIAGLIFAILYWNDEHSYDEWNPEKDKIYAVLNNIGGGNIWAVNSPIPGPLLKRMSPTLERYCYFTNNYARETIQYNGKIEVIDKIFSGQENFFSFFPFEFIHGSGKSALHDRNSIAFSEETASRLFQNENPIGKQVKYADKIFIVRGVYRLSKKASIMPNVVTSNIEYEIAKNRESWGLRYGLMLKLKKQSDTTAVLKNLNTIYIEKKVKKQAKAEGITYEGYLKKYGEVEKAKLLPFSGARLYQGNTPFPEGITNLRFLKILMGLSILILLLSIVNYVNLATANAVKRAKEVGVRKIVGATKLQIITQFVFETTLITLFSLLLALVIVELSLPFYNSLLHKDLILEGSQFYLQLIFIFIMVIVVSGVLPAIYVSNFDPLKVLKGNFSRSKNGIWLRNGMLVLQFAIATFFIIGSFIVYQQVNYMAHKDLGFKGAQVMDISFKPKKGRNQFERYKTIQQELLKIKGVQAVSAGVFSIGNNVNSWSGMHYKDNKEVITQQMAIDFGMMNVLGIRIVKGRDLNNKIASDSSSNVLLNEAAAKTLMEKDPINKEIIWEDRKLKIVGVVKDFNYFGLENNISPMIFMHIKAFEWMEKDLLNISVKIAPQDMPETIAAINKFWITKVDAEYPFEYNFVDRSFARTYKVYESQSQLFSLLNGVVILIAVFGLFALASFSMERRVREIAIRKTLGADTTVLLRELSKQYVVFCMIGFAIGIIPAYLLLRKWLEDFAFRIEIPLLPFIIAFVLLLFLTLSIVLAKAYQVTKIDVLKYLKYE is encoded by the coding sequence ATGCTAAAAAACTGGACCAACCTATTTATTTACCAGATCAAAAACAATAAGTTTTTTACAGCTTTGAATGTTTTGGGTTTAAGTATTGGAATTGCAGGATTAATTTTTGCCATTTTGTATTGGAATGATGAACATTCTTATGACGAGTGGAATCCTGAAAAAGATAAAATTTACGCGGTACTGAACAATATAGGAGGGGGTAATATTTGGGCTGTAAATTCGCCTATTCCGGGACCTCTTTTAAAAAGAATGAGCCCGACTTTAGAGCGTTATTGTTATTTCACAAACAATTATGCCCGGGAAACGATACAGTACAATGGCAAAATTGAAGTAATAGATAAAATTTTTTCAGGGCAGGAGAATTTTTTTTCTTTTTTCCCTTTTGAATTTATTCACGGCAGTGGAAAAAGCGCACTTCACGATCGCAACAGTATTGCTTTTTCTGAAGAGACCGCTTCGCGTTTGTTTCAGAATGAAAACCCAATAGGAAAACAGGTTAAGTATGCCGACAAAATTTTTATTGTTCGGGGCGTCTACCGACTGTCTAAAAAAGCTTCGATAATGCCCAATGTAGTGACTTCCAACATTGAATACGAAATAGCTAAAAACAGAGAAAGCTGGGGGCTGCGTTATGGATTAATGTTGAAGTTAAAAAAGCAAAGTGATACGACAGCGGTACTCAAAAACCTGAATACAATTTATATCGAAAAGAAAGTTAAAAAACAGGCAAAAGCGGAAGGAATCACTTATGAAGGTTATTTGAAGAAGTATGGAGAGGTAGAAAAAGCCAAGTTGCTTCCGTTTTCAGGCGCGAGATTGTATCAGGGAAATACCCCTTTTCCGGAAGGAATTACCAATCTGCGGTTTTTAAAAATTTTAATGGGATTGTCAATTCTCATTTTGCTGTTGTCCATTGTCAATTATGTTAACCTTGCCACGGCAAATGCTGTAAAGCGGGCTAAAGAAGTGGGAGTAAGAAAAATAGTTGGCGCCACAAAATTGCAAATTATAACCCAGTTTGTATTTGAAACGACTTTAATTACGCTTTTTTCACTCTTGTTGGCATTGGTAATTGTGGAGCTTTCATTGCCTTTTTACAATTCACTTTTACACAAAGATCTGATTCTTGAAGGCTCTCAGTTTTATTTGCAGCTAATTTTCATTTTTATAATGGTCATTGTGGTTTCGGGAGTTTTACCTGCGATATATGTTTCTAACTTCGATCCTTTGAAGGTTTTAAAAGGAAATTTTTCCCGCAGTAAAAACGGAATCTGGCTTAGAAACGGGATGCTGGTTTTGCAATTTGCAATTGCCACATTTTTTATCATTGGTTCATTTATAGTATACCAGCAGGTTAACTATATGGCTCATAAAGACCTTGGGTTTAAAGGGGCTCAGGTGATGGACATTTCTTTTAAACCTAAGAAAGGGAGAAACCAATTTGAGAGATACAAAACAATACAGCAGGAACTTTTAAAAATAAAAGGCGTTCAGGCAGTTTCGGCAGGTGTATTTTCGATCGGAAACAATGTTAATTCATGGTCTGGTATGCATTACAAGGACAATAAAGAAGTGATCACACAGCAAATGGCGATTGATTTTGGGATGATGAACGTTTTAGGGATTCGTATCGTTAAAGGCAGGGATTTAAACAACAAAATTGCCTCAGACAGTAGCAGTAATGTTTTGTTAAATGAAGCTGCGGCTAAAACATTAATGGAAAAAGATCCTATAAACAAAGAAATCATCTGGGAAGATCGAAAATTGAAAATTGTTGGTGTGGTAAAAGATTTCAATTATTTTGGACTTGAAAACAATATTTCTCCCATGATTTTCATGCACATCAAAGCTTTCGAATGGATGGAAAAGGATTTGCTTAATATTTCGGTTAAAATTGCACCCCAGGATATGCCCGAAACAATAGCGGCTATAAATAAGTTCTGGATAACAAAAGTAGATGCAGAATATCCTTTCGAGTATAATTTTGTAGACAGAAGCTTTGCCCGAACCTATAAGGTGTATGAAAGCCAAAGCCAATTGTTTTCACTCTTAAACGGAGTTGTGATTCTCATTGCCGTTTTTGGATTATTTGCTTTAGCTTCCTTTTCGATGGAAAGAAGAGTACGGGAAATTGCAATCAGAAAAACACTGGGAGCAGACACGACTGTCTTACTCCGGGAATTATCCAAACAATACGTGGTTTTTTGTATGATCGGTTTTGCAATCGGAATAATTCCGGCCTATCTTTTATTGCGAAAGTGGCTGGAGGACTTTGCGTTCCGGATCGAGATTCCCTTACTTCCTTTTATAATTGCTTTTGTATTGCTGCTGTTTTTAACATTATCAATCGTACTGGCAAAAGCCTATCAGGTAACAAAAATAGATGTTTTGAAATATTTAAAATATGAATAA
- a CDS encoding ABC transporter permease — protein MLKNWINIFIYHIKNNKVFTALNVLGLSIGIAGLIFAILYWNDEQSYDQWNPNKDEIFLVANKMNPTTYWSSSSAAVGSAIQTVSPEIESFCYLSGDYDDDILYFNGKKVQSDRITIAQKNFFEYFPFEFTEGSQKGALPDVNSICLSEDLAFKLFGNETALGKKVVLRKKALIVRGVYKLDQKSAYNPACVVNFMEEQIKANIQFWGNFQYVLLLKLKNPEHQKQVTSNLEKLYLENLTFRFAKEQGISPKEFIRKYGEVKPVLEPLSSVRLHTKTGGLTEGKGNFQFLLTMVGLSVLILLLSIVNYVNSATANAVKRAKEVGVRKIIGASKYDIIQQFVFETAIISLFAILVSLVIVEISLPYYNAFLEKSLVLQNGQFYLQLVAIFFITVVLAGILPAVYVSNFEPLKVLKGNFGRSKNGIWLRNGMLIFQFGIAAFFIIGSYIVYQQIEHMNSKDLGFSGKQVLNISYKNIYGENITNKDRLNRYNTIRNQLLHIKGVQEVSGGGFILGNGPKSVISYHYKDKNVDGNNIPIDFGLLEMLKIKMVKGRYLNPKFAQDTVNSMLINETALKLLNEKDPIGKKLNWNGQQVIIAGVVKDFNLMNPGEAIPPMSFLHFKTVPWFTELLNNIYITVDPKTMQQTMTDIENLWTKKVDTEYPFSYDFVDKEYKRSYSNYVKQKNLFSLLNIIVIIIALFGLFALASYSIERRMKEIAIRKTLGAETNVLLKELCKQYVVFSVIGFLIALFPAYYLLNKWLENFAYRITISIYPFLIGFTALLTLTLVVVLTRAYQATKIDVLKYLKYE, from the coding sequence ATGCTAAAGAACTGGATCAACATATTTATTTATCACATCAAAAACAACAAAGTTTTTACAGCTTTGAATGTTTTGGGGTTGAGCATTGGAATTGCAGGATTAATTTTTGCTATTTTGTATTGGAACGATGAGCAATCGTACGATCAGTGGAATCCCAATAAAGACGAGATATTTTTAGTAGCCAATAAAATGAATCCTACAACCTACTGGTCTTCAAGCTCGGCAGCGGTAGGGTCGGCGATACAGACTGTAAGTCCTGAGATAGAATCTTTTTGTTATTTGAGCGGAGACTATGATGATGATATACTTTATTTTAATGGTAAAAAAGTGCAGTCGGACAGGATTACCATAGCTCAAAAAAACTTTTTTGAATATTTTCCTTTTGAGTTTACAGAAGGCAGTCAAAAAGGAGCATTGCCGGATGTAAACAGTATCTGCTTGTCAGAAGATTTGGCTTTTAAACTTTTTGGAAACGAAACGGCTTTGGGTAAAAAAGTTGTTTTGCGAAAAAAAGCCTTAATTGTGAGAGGCGTTTATAAACTGGATCAAAAATCGGCCTATAATCCTGCCTGTGTGGTTAATTTTATGGAGGAACAAATTAAGGCAAACATTCAGTTTTGGGGAAATTTTCAGTATGTTTTATTACTGAAACTGAAAAATCCGGAGCATCAAAAACAAGTAACAAGCAATCTGGAAAAGTTGTATTTAGAAAACCTGACGTTTCGTTTTGCCAAAGAACAGGGGATTAGTCCTAAGGAATTTATTCGTAAATATGGTGAAGTAAAACCTGTTTTAGAACCCTTATCGTCAGTACGGCTGCATACCAAAACCGGAGGTTTGACAGAAGGGAAAGGTAATTTCCAGTTTTTGCTTACTATGGTGGGATTGTCAGTTTTAATTCTGCTGCTGTCTATTGTAAATTATGTTAATTCCGCTACGGCAAATGCGGTGAAGAGAGCTAAGGAGGTTGGGGTTCGAAAAATTATCGGGGCTTCAAAGTATGATATAATTCAGCAGTTTGTTTTTGAAACAGCTATAATCTCGTTATTTGCCATTCTGGTATCATTGGTTATTGTCGAGATTTCGTTACCGTATTACAATGCCTTTTTAGAAAAATCGCTCGTTTTGCAAAACGGTCAGTTTTACCTGCAGCTGGTGGCAATATTTTTTATCACGGTTGTACTGGCAGGTATACTTCCGGCGGTTTACGTTTCTAATTTTGAGCCGTTAAAAGTGTTGAAAGGAAATTTTGGACGAAGTAAAAACGGGATCTGGCTTAGAAACGGAATGCTGATCTTTCAATTTGGGATAGCTGCTTTTTTCATTATTGGTTCGTACATTGTTTATCAGCAAATAGAACATATGAATTCGAAGGATTTGGGTTTTAGTGGAAAGCAGGTGTTGAACATTTCCTATAAGAATATCTATGGTGAGAATATTACCAATAAAGACCGACTGAACCGATACAATACCATCAGAAATCAATTACTGCATATAAAAGGAGTGCAAGAAGTTTCGGGAGGTGGTTTTATTTTGGGAAATGGCCCGAAATCGGTTATATCGTATCATTATAAAGATAAAAATGTAGACGGAAACAATATACCCATAGATTTTGGATTGTTGGAAATGCTGAAAATAAAAATGGTCAAAGGACGTTATCTCAATCCAAAATTTGCTCAGGATACGGTCAATAGTATGTTGATCAACGAGACTGCATTAAAGTTACTAAACGAAAAAGATCCGATAGGTAAAAAACTAAACTGGAATGGTCAACAAGTAATAATTGCAGGAGTGGTAAAAGATTTTAATCTGATGAATCCCGGTGAAGCTATTCCTCCCATGTCATTTTTACATTTTAAAACAGTGCCTTGGTTTACAGAACTTTTGAACAACATTTATATCACGGTCGACCCCAAAACAATGCAGCAGACTATGACGGATATCGAAAATCTCTGGACTAAAAAAGTGGATACAGAATACCCGTTTTCTTATGATTTTGTCGATAAAGAATACAAAAGATCCTATAGTAATTATGTAAAGCAAAAAAATCTGTTCTCCTTACTAAACATCATCGTTATCATAATTGCACTTTTTGGGTTGTTTGCCCTTGCTTCGTACTCTATTGAACGCCGCATGAAAGAAATCGCGATTCGAAAAACGCTGGGTGCCGAAACCAATGTTTTGCTAAAAGAACTTTGTAAACAGTATGTTGTTTTCAGTGTCATCGGGTTTTTAATAGCACTGTTTCCGGCTTATTATTTACTCAACAAATGGTTAGAGAATTTTGCCTACAGAATTACAATTTCCATTTATCCTTTTTTAATTGGATTTACTGCTTTATTGACATTAACGTTGGTGGTGGTACTTACAAGAGCATATCAGGCAACCAAAATAGATGTTTTGAAATACTTAAAGTACGAGTAA
- a CDS encoding ABC transporter ATP-binding protein produces the protein MIRIKELSKIFRTEEVETKALSEISLTINEGDFVSIMGPSGSGKSTLLNIIGLLDSASGGSYELLGQEMIGLKEKFKSKARKENIGFIFQNFNLIDELSVFDNIELPLIYNNVPSAERKKKVQEIATILGIAHRLKHYPQQLSGGQQQRVAVARALINDPKIILADEPTGNLDSKNGNEVMELLTDLHASGATILMVTHSDYDASFSQKTIVMKDGVILSEKMNHRNVDVLVNNSIN, from the coding sequence ATGATCAGGATTAAAGAGCTTTCAAAAATTTTCAGAACCGAAGAAGTAGAGACAAAAGCTTTAAGCGAAATTTCATTAACCATTAACGAAGGCGATTTTGTGTCGATCATGGGACCATCCGGAAGCGGAAAATCAACGTTATTGAACATTATCGGATTATTAGACAGCGCTTCCGGCGGAAGTTACGAATTGTTAGGACAGGAAATGATTGGGCTGAAAGAGAAATTTAAATCGAAAGCCAGAAAAGAAAATATCGGATTCATTTTTCAGAATTTTAATTTAATTGATGAATTATCCGTTTTTGACAATATCGAATTGCCACTGATTTATAATAATGTTCCTTCGGCAGAGCGAAAGAAAAAAGTACAGGAAATTGCCACTATATTGGGCATTGCACATCGTTTGAAACATTATCCGCAACAACTTTCGGGAGGACAGCAGCAGCGTGTGGCCGTTGCAAGAGCCTTAATTAACGACCCGAAAATTATTTTGGCCGATGAGCCTACGGGAAATCTGGACAGTAAAAATGGTAACGAAGTAATGGAGTTATTGACGGATCTTCATGCGAGCGGTGCTACAATTTTGATGGTAACACATTCGGATTATGATGCTTCGTTTTCGCAAAAAACAATTGTGATGAAAGACGGAGTGATTCTTTCTGAGAAAATGAATCATAGAAATGTAGATGTTTTAGTAAACAATTCAATCAACTAA
- a CDS encoding sigma-54-dependent transcriptional regulator, translated as MKKTNAAILIIDDQEDILFASKVFLKKYFEDIYTLNNPKKIVELLAKNSIDVVLLDMNYRIGFEDGKEGLYLLKEIKTLSPKTVVILMTAFGKVETAVEGLKSGAFDYILKPWENKKLLESVKQAVDKSRKEQKKTRNIEVENDFFIGTSEIIKKSYSLADKVAKTDANVLILGENGTGKFVLAHHIFSQSERKNNPFVAVDLGALNANIFESELFGYAKGAFTDAKTDTPGRFEMAQNGTIFLDEIGNVPLHLQSKLLQVIQTKTVTRLGETKARPLNVRIITATNLNLKLEVADKNFREDLYYRINTMEIVLPPLRERNEDKIPLAHYLLDKMIAKYDRTAIQFDKKVLEQIEKHAWNGNIREMENKIERAVILCENNKITTSDLDLEIITPYDENPDDIQLSSVEKAAVEKALLKNNNNISKTAEELGLSRGSLYRRLEKYNININ; from the coding sequence ATGAAAAAGACAAATGCTGCAATATTAATCATAGACGATCAGGAAGACATCCTTTTTGCGTCGAAAGTGTTCCTCAAAAAGTATTTTGAAGACATTTATACGCTCAATAATCCGAAAAAAATTGTCGAATTATTGGCAAAAAACAGCATTGATGTGGTCTTATTGGATATGAATTACAGAATAGGTTTTGAAGACGGAAAAGAAGGTTTGTATTTATTGAAGGAAATTAAAACGCTTTCACCAAAAACCGTTGTGATTTTGATGACTGCTTTTGGCAAAGTCGAAACCGCTGTTGAAGGCTTAAAATCAGGTGCTTTTGATTATATCTTAAAACCCTGGGAAAATAAAAAACTGCTGGAATCTGTCAAACAGGCTGTCGACAAATCCCGAAAAGAACAAAAGAAAACCAGAAATATCGAAGTTGAAAATGACTTTTTTATAGGTACTTCCGAAATCATCAAAAAATCTTATTCTCTGGCCGACAAAGTGGCGAAAACGGATGCCAACGTGCTTATTTTAGGTGAAAACGGAACCGGTAAATTTGTTTTGGCGCACCACATTTTTAGCCAGTCTGAAAGGAAAAACAATCCTTTTGTAGCGGTTGACCTCGGAGCCTTAAACGCGAACATTTTTGAAAGCGAACTGTTTGGTTATGCCAAAGGTGCTTTTACAGATGCTAAAACGGATACACCCGGACGTTTTGAAATGGCTCAGAACGGAACTATATTTTTGGACGAAATTGGAAATGTACCCTTGCATTTACAATCGAAATTGCTGCAGGTGATTCAAACAAAAACGGTGACAAGGCTGGGAGAAACCAAAGCACGTCCTTTAAATGTGCGCATCATCACAGCAACCAATCTCAACCTGAAGCTGGAAGTTGCCGATAAAAACTTTAGAGAAGATTTGTACTATCGTATCAATACGATGGAAATCGTTCTGCCTCCTTTGCGGGAACGCAACGAAGATAAAATTCCGCTGGCCCATTACCTGCTCGATAAAATGATTGCCAAATACGACCGAACAGCCATTCAGTTTGATAAAAAAGTACTCGAACAAATTGAAAAGCACGCCTGGAATGGAAATATCAGGGAAATGGAGAATAAAATTGAACGTGCCGTTATTCTGTGTGAAAACAATAAAATAACTACGTCCGATTTAGATTTAGAGATCATAACCCCATACGATGAAAATCCAGACGATATTCAGCTTTCTTCCGTCGAAAAAGCTGCAGTCGAAAAAGCTCTACTCAAAAACAACAATAATATCAGCAAAACGGCCGAAGAATTGGGCTTGTCCAGAGGTTCTTTGTACCGTCGTTTAGAAAAGTACAACATCAATATCAACTAA